One genomic segment of Nocardioides cavernaquae includes these proteins:
- a CDS encoding CbtA family protein yields the protein MSLGDLLRRGLAAGAAAGCAAALMLWLVVEPVLRQALKVEDARGAEETKALIAAGGHVHTEDPLVSRTLQVIGGMGTALIIGLLFGVVFAVVFAATRHRLPGATDFGRSLALAALGFLAFALAPMLTIPANPPAVGDPGSVNQRELVFLLTIIISVALLIAAFSFDRFLSEKNLSAPARISIVAVSFVVVLAAALVAIPDSPDSIASDMGAQIVWDFRIASIGLRAAVFAVIGLVFGLLVSRKAAAVEPDRATVAA from the coding sequence ATGAGCCTGGGTGACCTGCTCCGCCGCGGACTTGCGGCCGGAGCTGCTGCGGGCTGCGCCGCCGCGCTGATGCTCTGGCTCGTCGTCGAGCCGGTCCTGCGCCAAGCCCTCAAGGTCGAGGACGCGCGAGGTGCCGAGGAGACGAAGGCGCTCATCGCCGCCGGTGGCCACGTTCACACCGAGGACCCGCTGGTCTCCCGCACCCTGCAGGTGATCGGCGGCATGGGCACCGCGCTGATCATCGGCCTGCTGTTCGGTGTGGTGTTCGCGGTCGTCTTCGCAGCTACCCGGCACCGCCTGCCCGGTGCGACGGACTTCGGTCGCTCGCTGGCGCTCGCGGCGCTCGGCTTCCTCGCGTTCGCCCTCGCCCCGATGCTCACCATCCCGGCCAACCCGCCGGCCGTCGGCGACCCGGGCTCGGTCAACCAGCGCGAGCTGGTCTTCCTGCTCACGATCATCATCTCGGTCGCGCTGCTCATCGCTGCGTTCTCGTTCGACAGGTTCCTCTCCGAGAAGAACCTGTCCGCCCCTGCCCGGATCTCGATCGTTGCCGTGTCGTTCGTCGTGGTGCTCGCGGCCGCGCTGGTCGCGATCCCGGACTCGCCGGACTCGATCGCCTCCGACATGGGCGCACAGATCGTGTGGGACTTCCGGATCGCCTCGATCGGCCTGCGCGCGGCCGTCTTCGCGGTGATCGGCCTGGTCTTCGGCCTGCTGGTCAGCCGCAAGGCTGCAGCTGTCGAGCCGGACCGGGCGACCGTCGCAGCGTGA
- the cobO gene encoding cob(I)yrinic acid a,c-diamide adenosyltransferase → MPKGVPETVPDDGLTTRQRRNRPLLMVHTGENKGKSTAAFGLGLRGWNQGWNVAVFQFVKSAKWKVGEEAAYVALGKLHEETGAGGPVQWNKMGDGWSWSRKKGEDEDHAQVARDGWEEIKRRMLAEEHDLYILDEFAYPVKWGWIDAAEVADFLKNRPGHQHVVITGRNVAPEIIEVADLVTEMTKIKHPMDAGQKGQRGIEW, encoded by the coding sequence ATGCCAAAGGGAGTTCCCGAAACCGTCCCCGACGACGGCCTGACCACGCGTCAGCGCCGCAACCGGCCGTTGCTGATGGTCCACACCGGTGAGAACAAGGGGAAGTCGACGGCTGCCTTCGGCCTCGGCCTCCGTGGCTGGAACCAGGGCTGGAACGTCGCGGTCTTCCAGTTCGTGAAGTCGGCGAAGTGGAAGGTCGGCGAGGAAGCCGCCTACGTCGCCCTCGGCAAGCTGCACGAGGAGACTGGCGCTGGCGGCCCCGTCCAGTGGAACAAGATGGGCGACGGGTGGTCGTGGTCGCGCAAGAAGGGCGAGGACGAGGACCACGCCCAGGTCGCGCGCGACGGTTGGGAGGAGATCAAGCGCCGCATGCTGGCGGAGGAGCATGACCTCTACATCCTCGACGAGTTCGCCTACCCGGTGAAGTGGGGATGGATCGACGCGGCGGAGGTCGCTGACTTCCTGAAGAACCGCCCGGGCCACCAGCACGTCGTCATCACCGGTCGCAACGTCGCACCCGAGATCATCGAGGTGGCCGACCTGGTCACCGAGATGACCAAGATCAAGCATCCGATGGACGCGGGCCAGAAGGGCCAGCGAGGCATTGAATGGTGA
- a CDS encoding cobyrinate a,c-diamide synthase, translating to MTRLPRFVVAAPGSGHGKTMIATGLMAALRARGLKVSPHKVGPDYIDPSYHGLAAGRVGRNLDPMLQGEGRIVPLLLHGASTPSLADVAVIEGVMGLFDGQLGGSGFSSTAHVARLVAAPVVLVVDCAAASRSVGAVVHGFTTYDADVRVAGVILNNVASPRHEAEVRASIVGVPILGVVPRLPEIVVPSRHLGLIPVAERTPEAVAAVSALADLIGAHVDLDLLLSLAAAAPDLDADPWSPSPPRGQALRAEGPGLAGREASNGGPVVAVFGGPAFSFTYAENVEQIAAADASVVTVDPLRGDRLPANASALVIGGGFPEMHLDALAANAELLADVAAFASAGGPVVAECAGLLYLGRALDGVPMAEVVPMTAAMTRRLTLGYRRATALVDGPMVRAGEEVTGHEFHKTAVTYDDGSAAPAWRWDLHDGTPATEGWVSGNVHASYLHVHGAGHPEHAERLVAAATEYAASVTA from the coding sequence GTGACGCGACTTCCTCGCTTTGTCGTGGCCGCTCCGGGGAGTGGCCACGGCAAGACGATGATCGCCACCGGGCTGATGGCCGCGCTGCGTGCGCGGGGGCTGAAGGTGTCGCCGCACAAGGTCGGGCCCGACTACATCGACCCCTCGTATCACGGCCTGGCCGCAGGGCGGGTCGGTCGCAACCTCGACCCGATGCTCCAGGGCGAGGGGCGGATCGTGCCGCTGCTGCTGCACGGTGCCTCCACCCCGTCGCTGGCGGATGTCGCCGTGATCGAGGGCGTCATGGGCCTGTTCGACGGTCAGCTCGGCGGCTCCGGCTTCTCCTCGACTGCCCACGTCGCGCGGCTCGTTGCGGCCCCCGTGGTGCTGGTCGTCGACTGCGCCGCCGCCTCCCGCTCGGTCGGTGCGGTCGTCCACGGCTTCACCACGTACGACGCTGACGTCCGTGTCGCCGGGGTCATCCTCAACAACGTGGCCTCTCCCCGGCACGAGGCCGAGGTCCGCGCCTCCATCGTCGGCGTGCCGATCCTCGGCGTCGTCCCGCGCCTGCCCGAGATCGTCGTCCCGTCGCGCCACCTCGGCCTGATCCCGGTCGCTGAGCGCACCCCCGAAGCAGTCGCCGCCGTCTCCGCGCTGGCCGATCTGATCGGTGCCCACGTCGACCTCGACCTGCTCCTCTCCCTGGCTGCCGCCGCCCCCGACCTCGACGCCGATCCCTGGTCTCCCTCCCCGCCGAGAGGCCAGGCCTTGCGCGCCGAGGGGCCAGGTTTGGCGGGCCGAGAGGCCAGCAATGGTGGCCCGGTCGTCGCCGTCTTCGGTGGCCCGGCCTTCTCCTTCACCTACGCCGAGAACGTCGAGCAGATCGCGGCGGCTGACGCGTCGGTCGTGACCGTTGATCCACTCCGGGGCGACCGGCTGCCCGCCAACGCGTCTGCGCTGGTGATCGGCGGTGGCTTCCCGGAGATGCACCTCGACGCGCTCGCTGCCAACGCCGAGCTCCTCGCCGATGTCGCTGCCTTCGCCAGTGCAGGTGGGCCGGTCGTCGCCGAGTGCGCCGGCCTGCTCTACCTCGGCCGCGCGCTCGACGGGGTGCCGATGGCGGAGGTCGTCCCGATGACCGCCGCGATGACCAGGCGGCTCACCCTCGGCTACCGGCGCGCCACGGCACTTGTCGATGGCCCGATGGTCCGCGCCGGTGAGGAAGTGACCGGTCACGAGTTCCACAAGACCGCCGTCACCTACGACGACGGCTCGGCCGCCCCGGCCTGGCGCTGGGATCTCCACGACGGCACCCCCGCCACCGAGGGCTGGGTCAGCGGCAACGTCCACGCGTCGTACCTGCATGTGCACGGGGCCGGGCACCCGGAGCACGCGGAGCGCCTGGTTGCCGCAGCGACGGAGTACGCCGCGAGCGTCACCGCATGA
- a CDS encoding CbtB domain-containing protein has translation MTNLTAIRVPAWAWALAVVALFAFYLLTQENGALLSAGQAEYLHELTHDARHALGVPCH, from the coding sequence ATGACCAACCTCACCGCGATTCGCGTTCCCGCCTGGGCCTGGGCCCTGGCGGTCGTCGCCCTGTTTGCCTTCTACCTGCTCACGCAGGAGAACGGCGCGCTGCTCAGCGCCGGCCAGGCCGAGTACCTCCACGAGCTCACGCACGACGCGCGTCACGCGCTCGGCGTTCCCTGTCACTGA
- a CDS encoding DUF421 domain-containing protein, protein MTDEISQGQFADGVLADVLLAIAMTIIATTVIYLVFVALVRVLGTRTMANLSTFDFACMVAVGAVVGRTAVLAKPNLLTGVVALITLFCLQGTFGFIRARERGNRWVNPRPVVLARDGVVDHDALRRVHLVEDELRFAVRRAGLPGLAAVGLVVLESNGSISVIRAAHREAWLEADLPGAIVPVADETASDEAGTPQG, encoded by the coding sequence GTGACCGACGAGATCAGCCAGGGCCAGTTCGCCGACGGGGTGCTGGCCGACGTGCTGCTCGCGATCGCGATGACGATCATCGCGACGACGGTGATCTACCTGGTCTTCGTCGCCCTGGTCCGGGTGCTGGGCACCCGCACGATGGCGAACCTCTCCACCTTCGACTTCGCCTGCATGGTCGCCGTCGGCGCCGTCGTCGGCCGCACCGCCGTGCTCGCCAAGCCCAACCTGCTCACCGGCGTGGTCGCCCTGATCACGCTCTTCTGCCTCCAGGGCACGTTCGGCTTCATCCGCGCCCGTGAGCGCGGCAACCGTTGGGTCAACCCGCGACCGGTCGTCCTGGCCCGCGACGGGGTCGTCGACCACGACGCCCTGCGCCGCGTGCACCTGGTCGAGGATGAGCTGCGCTTCGCCGTACGCCGCGCAGGCCTGCCCGGCCTGGCTGCCGTCGGCCTGGTGGTGCTGGAGTCGAACGGATCGATCAGCGTGATCCGGGCGGCCCACCGCGAGGCCTGGCTCGAGGCTGACCTCCCTGGTGCGATCGTCCCCGTTGCCGACGAAACCGCCTCAGACGAGGCCGGTACGCCGCAGGGCTGA
- the cobC gene encoding Rv2231c family pyridoxal phosphate-dependent protein CobC, translating into MTVLGIGGREGAEPSALLDLAAKALADHGLALTDVECLATIDARASHPGIQLLAVVAEAGIRDFTADELATQPVDHPSSTVARHIGTPSVAEAAVRACGATPLASPVKADGWVVVVAQLLASQPARPDLSAHQTWRLGGYELGHHGDVEVTRGMLDFAVNVHSEEPPEFLAEALREAIGDLARYPDPRAATAVVAAAHGVAPESVLLTHGAAEAFTLVAQQPWRSPAIVHPQFTEPEAALRAAGHEPARLILNQASGFRLAGLDPGDADLVVIGNPTNPTSRLHPRSEIESLAAPGRLVFVDEAFLDAVEPVDVPVDSLARRAAADEGYLVARSLTKTYSIAGLRIGYLIGHPDLLARLAARRNPWPVGTLAAVAARTCLSPVGLAHADEVRAELPRKLADMATTLSAHGFTVVDDPRGPFVLARHPDARLIRARLREQGVAVRRADTFPGLDDQWLRFAARDSTDVAALTSALRRTGLV; encoded by the coding sequence ATGACTGTCCTCGGCATCGGCGGGCGCGAGGGGGCGGAGCCGTCCGCGCTGCTCGACCTCGCCGCCAAGGCGCTGGCCGATCACGGGCTGGCGCTGACCGATGTCGAGTGCCTGGCGACCATCGACGCACGGGCGTCCCACCCCGGCATCCAGCTCCTCGCGGTCGTCGCCGAGGCCGGGATCCGTGACTTCACCGCCGACGAGCTCGCCACCCAGCCGGTCGACCACCCGAGCTCGACCGTCGCCCGCCACATCGGTACGCCGAGCGTCGCCGAGGCCGCGGTCCGGGCCTGTGGCGCGACCCCGCTCGCTTCGCCGGTGAAGGCGGACGGGTGGGTCGTCGTGGTCGCGCAATTGTTGGCCTCTCAGCCCGCCAGACCTGACCTCTCGGCACACCAAACCTGGCGTCTCGGCGGATATGAGCTGGGGCACCACGGGGATGTCGAGGTCACCCGGGGGATGCTCGACTTCGCGGTCAACGTGCACAGCGAGGAGCCGCCGGAGTTCCTGGCCGAGGCGCTCCGCGAGGCGATCGGGGACCTGGCGCGCTACCCGGATCCGCGTGCCGCGACCGCTGTGGTGGCTGCTGCGCACGGTGTCGCGCCCGAGAGTGTGCTGCTCACCCACGGAGCGGCGGAGGCATTCACGCTGGTCGCGCAGCAGCCGTGGCGCAGCCCGGCGATCGTGCACCCCCAGTTCACCGAGCCTGAGGCCGCACTCCGGGCCGCGGGACACGAGCCAGCGCGCCTGATCCTCAACCAGGCAAGCGGATTCCGGCTGGCCGGCCTCGACCCAGGTGACGCGGACCTGGTCGTGATCGGCAACCCGACGAACCCGACGAGCCGTCTCCACCCCCGCTCCGAGATCGAGTCGCTGGCCGCCCCCGGCCGCCTGGTCTTCGTGGACGAAGCGTTCCTCGACGCGGTGGAACCGGTCGACGTTCCGGTCGACTCGCTCGCCAGGCGTGCGGCCGCCGACGAGGGCTACCTGGTGGCGCGCAGCCTCACCAAGACCTACTCGATCGCGGGACTGCGGATCGGCTACCTGATCGGCCACCCCGACCTGCTCGCCCGCCTCGCTGCCCGAAGGAACCCCTGGCCCGTCGGCACGCTCGCTGCGGTCGCGGCCCGGACCTGTCTCTCGCCGGTCGGCCTCGCCCATGCCGACGAGGTCCGCGCTGAGCTCCCGCGCAAGCTCGCCGACATGGCAACAACGCTGAGCGCCCACGGCTTCACGGTCGTCGACGACCCGCGCGGTCCATTCGTGCTCGCCCGCCACCCCGACGCACGACTGATCCGCGCCAGGCTCCGTGAGCAGGGAGTCGCCGTGCGACGGGCCGACACGTTCCCCGGTCTCGACGACCAGTGGTTGCGCTTCGCGGCGCGGGACAGCACCGACGTCGCGGCGCTGACCTCAGCCCTGCGGCGTACCGGCCTCGTCTGA
- the cobN gene encoding cobaltochelatase subunit CobN — MLLLLSTSDTDLMSARAANVTDEGTVEWRYSNPARLALADLPDLLDGAELVVVRLLGGRQAWAEGLDALLASGKPVVVLTGEQAPDADLMGHSTVPAGVAAQAHAYLAHGGPANLAHLARFLSDTVLLTGEGFDAPAASPAWGRLERQARPLDAPNLTSGRTNLDHSAKVAVLYYRAHQMSGNTEFVEVLCDAIEAKGGVALPIWCASLRDADATLLEALAEADVIVTTVLAAGGTTPAKAQAGGDDEAWDAGALANLNRPILQALCLTSSRATWEESDEGVSPFDAATQVAVPEFDGRIITVPFSFKEFDKEGLPAYVADPERALRVAGLAIGHGRLRHIDPADHRIALVLSAYPTKHARIGNAVGLDTGASAMALLQRLSDEGWVGADQLPGVKEKDGDALIHALIAAGGYDENWLTQGQLDANTNRVPAATYKKWFEKVPSGLRDDMVEHWGEAPGSLFVDAAKDGGKDGGDIILAAIQSQNIVVLVQPPRGFGENPIAIYHDGDLPPSHHYMAAYRWLEAPESEGGWGADAIIHLGKHGNLEWTPGKNAGLSADCAPDAILGDLPLIYPFLVNDPGEGTQAKRRAHATLVDHLVPPMARAESYGDISRLEQLLDEYGNVATMDPAKVPALQGKIWTLLQAAKMDRELGLIDKPDEERFDDIIMQIDGWLCEIKDSQIRDGLHVLGQAPAGEPKIDLVLAVLRARQLWGGNRHVVGLREALGLDEDARDRKGADKFEAIARELISTIDAGGWSDSAIDKALELIPADSDAVEVRRVLEFAIAEVSPRMDKTTDELDNIVNALRGGFVPAGPSGSPLRGLVNVLPTGRNFYSVDPKAIPSQLAWETGQLLADSLLERHKADTGAYPKSVGLSMWGTSAMRTSGDDIAECLALLGVRPVWDEASRRVTHLEAISLEELGRPRVDVTMRISGFFRDAFPHVVSMLDDAVRIASSAEESAEDNYVRAHVQADLASGVGERDATSRIFGSKPGTYGAGLLQLIDSKDWRTDADLAEVYTTWGGYAYGRDLHGEPARDAMETAYRRIAVAAKNTDTREHDIADSDDYFQYHGGMVATVRALTGTAPAAYIGDSTRPESVRTRTLVEETSRVFRARVVNPRWIEAMRRHGYKGAFEMAATVDYLFGYDATTGVIADWMYEKLTETYVLDEENRAFLEEANPWALHGMAERLLEAQARGLWEQPSAEMKQALAEIMLETEGEIEGRSQS, encoded by the coding sequence GTGCTGCTGCTCCTGTCGACTTCCGACACGGACCTGATGAGCGCCCGCGCTGCCAACGTCACCGACGAAGGCACTGTCGAGTGGCGCTACTCCAACCCTGCGCGGCTCGCGCTGGCGGACCTTCCCGATCTGCTCGACGGCGCCGAGCTCGTCGTCGTACGCCTGCTCGGTGGCCGCCAGGCCTGGGCCGAGGGCCTCGATGCCCTTCTGGCGAGCGGCAAGCCGGTCGTCGTCCTGACCGGTGAGCAGGCGCCCGACGCCGACCTGATGGGCCACTCGACCGTGCCTGCCGGAGTCGCTGCGCAGGCGCACGCCTACCTGGCCCACGGTGGCCCGGCCAACCTCGCGCACCTGGCGCGCTTCCTCTCCGACACCGTGCTGCTGACCGGCGAGGGCTTCGACGCGCCGGCCGCGTCGCCGGCGTGGGGGCGGCTCGAGCGCCAGGCCCGACCTCTCGACGCGCCAAACCTGACCTCTGGGCGCACCAATCTTGACCATTCGGCGAAGGTGGCGGTGCTCTACTACCGCGCCCACCAGATGTCCGGGAACACCGAGTTCGTCGAGGTGCTCTGCGACGCGATCGAGGCCAAGGGCGGCGTCGCCCTCCCGATCTGGTGTGCGTCACTCCGCGATGCCGACGCCACGCTGCTCGAGGCACTCGCCGAGGCCGACGTCATCGTGACCACCGTGCTCGCGGCCGGTGGCACCACGCCCGCCAAGGCCCAGGCCGGCGGCGACGACGAGGCCTGGGACGCCGGCGCGCTGGCCAACCTGAACCGCCCGATCCTGCAGGCGCTCTGCCTGACCTCCTCCCGCGCGACGTGGGAGGAGAGCGACGAGGGCGTCTCGCCGTTCGACGCAGCGACCCAGGTCGCCGTGCCCGAGTTCGACGGCCGCATCATCACCGTGCCGTTCTCCTTCAAGGAGTTCGACAAGGAGGGCCTCCCGGCGTACGTCGCGGATCCGGAGCGCGCTCTCCGCGTCGCCGGTCTTGCGATCGGCCACGGCCGCCTGCGCCACATCGATCCTGCGGACCACCGCATCGCGCTGGTGCTGTCGGCCTACCCGACCAAGCACGCCCGCATCGGCAACGCGGTCGGGCTCGACACCGGTGCCTCGGCGATGGCGCTGCTGCAGCGGCTCTCGGACGAGGGCTGGGTCGGTGCGGACCAGCTCCCCGGCGTCAAGGAGAAGGACGGCGACGCCCTGATCCACGCGCTGATCGCGGCCGGTGGCTACGACGAGAACTGGCTGACCCAGGGCCAGCTCGACGCCAACACCAACCGCGTGCCTGCGGCCACCTACAAGAAGTGGTTCGAGAAGGTCCCGTCCGGTCTGCGCGACGACATGGTCGAGCACTGGGGCGAGGCACCGGGCTCCCTCTTCGTCGACGCTGCCAAGGACGGGGGCAAGGATGGCGGCGACATCATCCTCGCTGCCATCCAGAGCCAGAACATCGTCGTGCTCGTGCAGCCGCCGCGCGGCTTCGGCGAGAACCCGATCGCGATCTACCACGACGGCGACCTGCCGCCGAGCCACCACTACATGGCTGCCTACCGCTGGCTCGAAGCTCCCGAGAGCGAGGGCGGCTGGGGTGCCGATGCGATCATCCACCTCGGCAAGCACGGCAACCTCGAGTGGACCCCGGGCAAGAACGCCGGTCTCTCCGCCGACTGCGCGCCTGACGCGATCCTCGGCGACCTGCCGCTGATCTACCCGTTCCTCGTCAACGACCCGGGCGAGGGCACGCAGGCCAAGCGCCGCGCGCACGCCACGCTCGTCGACCACCTGGTGCCGCCGATGGCGCGCGCGGAGTCCTACGGCGACATCTCGCGGCTGGAGCAGCTGCTCGATGAATACGGCAACGTCGCAACGATGGACCCGGCCAAGGTGCCGGCGCTCCAGGGCAAGATCTGGACGCTGCTCCAGGCGGCGAAGATGGACCGCGAGCTCGGCCTGATCGACAAGCCGGACGAAGAGCGCTTCGACGACATCATCATGCAGATCGACGGCTGGCTCTGCGAGATCAAGGACTCCCAGATCCGCGACGGCCTGCACGTCCTGGGCCAGGCCCCGGCCGGCGAGCCGAAGATCGACCTGGTCCTCGCGGTGCTGCGGGCCCGCCAGCTCTGGGGCGGCAACCGCCACGTCGTCGGCCTGCGCGAGGCGCTCGGCCTCGACGAGGACGCTCGCGACCGCAAGGGTGCCGACAAGTTCGAGGCGATCGCTCGCGAGCTCATCTCGACCATTGACGCGGGCGGCTGGTCCGACTCCGCGATCGACAAGGCTCTCGAACTGATCCCCGCGGACTCCGACGCGGTCGAGGTCAGGCGTGTGCTGGAGTTCGCCATCGCCGAGGTCTCCCCGCGCATGGACAAGACCACGGACGAGCTGGACAACATCGTCAACGCGCTGCGTGGTGGCTTCGTGCCGGCCGGCCCGAGCGGTTCGCCGCTGCGTGGCCTGGTCAACGTGCTGCCGACCGGTCGCAACTTCTACTCCGTCGACCCGAAGGCGATCCCGTCGCAGCTCGCGTGGGAGACCGGCCAGCTGCTGGCCGACTCGCTCCTCGAGCGCCACAAGGCCGACACCGGCGCCTACCCGAAGTCGGTCGGCCTCTCCATGTGGGGCACGTCGGCCATGCGCACCTCCGGTGACGACATCGCCGAGTGCCTTGCCCTGCTGGGCGTTCGCCCTGTCTGGGACGAGGCCTCGCGTCGCGTCACCCACCTCGAGGCGATCTCCCTGGAGGAGCTCGGCCGGCCGCGCGTCGACGTCACGATGCGCATCTCCGGCTTCTTCCGCGACGCCTTCCCGCACGTCGTCTCCATGCTGGACGACGCCGTCCGCATCGCCTCGTCCGCGGAGGAGAGCGCTGAGGACAACTACGTCCGGGCCCATGTCCAGGCCGACCTCGCCTCGGGTGTTGGAGAGCGTGACGCCACCAGCCGGATCTTCGGCTCCAAGCCGGGCACGTACGGCGCCGGCCTGCTGCAGCTGATCGACTCCAAGGACTGGCGCACCGACGCCGACCTGGCCGAGGTCTACACGACCTGGGGTGGCTACGCCTACGGTCGCGACCTGCACGGAGAGCCGGCCCGCGACGCCATGGAGACGGCGTACCGGCGCATCGCGGTGGCGGCCAAGAACACCGACACCCGCGAGCACGACATCGCCGACTCGGACGACTACTTCCAGTACCACGGCGGCATGGTCGCCACCGTTCGTGCGCTCACGGGCACGGCCCCCGCGGCGTACATCGGTGACTCGACCCGTCCCGAGTCGGTCCGCACCCGCACGCTGGTCGAGGAGACGTCCCGCGTCTTCCGCGCTCGTGTCGTGAACCCGCGCTGGATCGAGGCGATGCGTCGCCACGGCTACAAGGGCGCGTTCGAGATGGCCGCGACCGTCGACTACCTCTTCGGGTACGACGCCACCACGGGCGTCATCGCCGACTGGATGTACGAGAAGCTCACCGAGACCTATGTGCTCGATGAGGAGAACCGTGCGTTCCTCGAAGAGGCGAACCCCTGGGCGCTGCACGGCATGGCCGAACGACTGCTCGAGGCGCAGGCTCGTGGCCTGTGGGAGCAGCCGTCGGCGGAGATGAAGCAGGCGCTCGCGGAGATCATGCTCGAGACCGAGGGCGAGATCGAGGGTCGGTCGCAGTCATGA
- a CDS encoding magnesium chelatase subunit D family protein — translation MSDSTVFPFSAVVGQDDLGLALSLAVVSPAIGGVLVRGEKGTAKSTMVRGLASVLPPLSVIDGCRFSCAPDAPDLSCPDVAVHGSVVVERPVALVELPVGASEDRVVGSLHLDKLVASGEVAFEPGLLARAHRGLLYVDEVNLLPDHLVDSLLDAAAMGRARVEREAVSVTHEARFVLVGTMNPEEGELRPQLLDRFGLAVDVAASRDPESRVEVIRSRMAFEADPEAFVAKHGPADADVAARISAAQTLLPSVELPDEVLLQIATLCAAYDVDGLRGDLVTARTAVAHAAWCGRTVVTAEDVRVAARLALPHRRRRNPFDSHDSGADLEELLDEHAPESPDDEPDPDPTDPDAGPDGGPEGGPDGGDEGSPEGSPATSTSVEAPDSSTDVELPQNPPQSSAPQPPEAREPKDRGTDLSNDAAERTREVAGTPYAARLLTVDRVGQGVTGRRSTAITAVGRHLRAVPLKNPQGQGLSVTGTLLASAVDQSTPGVSLRPEHLRRSLKEGKEGNLVVFVVDTSGSMGAARRVKEIKTAVVSLLLDAYQRRDKVAVVTFGGDKATVALEPTSSVDRAERMLGDVPTGGRTPLAEALVAAEQVVRRERARDPQRRPLVVLVTDGRATSGKGALSRAQRTADLLGTHGTPWVVVDAEDQRAVVRLGLAQDLAVRLGADHLPLGEVAASTLKNIVNEKKGAA, via the coding sequence ATGAGCGACTCGACGGTCTTCCCCTTCTCCGCCGTCGTCGGCCAGGACGACCTCGGCCTTGCGCTCTCGCTGGCCGTCGTGAGCCCCGCCATCGGTGGCGTGCTGGTCCGCGGCGAGAAGGGCACCGCGAAGTCGACGATGGTCCGGGGCCTGGCCTCGGTGCTGCCGCCCCTCTCCGTGATCGACGGCTGCCGGTTCTCCTGCGCGCCGGACGCTCCTGACCTGTCCTGCCCGGACGTCGCTGTCCACGGTTCCGTTGTCGTCGAGCGGCCCGTAGCGCTCGTGGAGCTGCCGGTCGGTGCGTCCGAGGACCGTGTCGTCGGCTCGCTGCACCTCGACAAGCTGGTCGCCTCCGGCGAGGTCGCCTTCGAGCCCGGCCTGCTCGCCCGCGCCCACCGCGGCCTGCTGTACGTCGACGAGGTCAACCTGCTGCCCGACCACCTGGTCGACTCGCTCCTGGATGCCGCGGCCATGGGCCGTGCACGCGTCGAGCGCGAGGCCGTCTCGGTCACCCACGAGGCGCGCTTCGTGCTCGTCGGCACGATGAACCCCGAGGAGGGCGAGCTCCGTCCGCAGCTGCTGGACCGCTTCGGGCTGGCCGTGGATGTTGCTGCCTCGCGTGACCCCGAGTCGCGCGTCGAGGTGATCCGATCGCGGATGGCGTTCGAGGCCGACCCGGAGGCGTTCGTCGCCAAGCACGGTCCGGCCGATGCGGATGTGGCCGCGCGGATCTCAGCCGCTCAGACGCTGCTGCCGTCGGTCGAGCTGCCGGATGAGGTGCTGCTCCAGATCGCGACCCTCTGTGCTGCCTATGACGTCGACGGTCTTCGTGGCGACCTGGTCACCGCCCGCACCGCTGTCGCCCACGCGGCCTGGTGCGGTCGCACCGTGGTCACTGCTGAGGACGTCCGTGTGGCCGCCCGGCTGGCGCTCCCGCACCGCCGCCGGCGCAACCCGTTCGACTCGCACGACTCCGGCGCCGACCTCGAGGAGCTGCTCGACGAGCACGCCCCCGAGTCGCCCGACGATGAGCCGGACCCGGACCCGACCGACCCCGACGCTGGCCCCGACGGTGGCCCGGAGGGTGGCCCCGATGGTGGGGATGAGGGTTCTCCGGAAGGGTCGCCCGCGACCTCAACATCCGTCGAGGCTCCGGACAGCTCAACAGATGTCGAGCTCCCGCAGAACCCTCCCCAGTCCTCCGCCCCGCAGCCCCCCGAAGCCCGCGAGCCGAAGGACCGCGGCACGGACCTGAGCAACGACGCCGCCGAGCGCACCCGCGAGGTCGCCGGCACCCCGTACGCCGCCCGGTTGCTCACCGTCGACCGCGTCGGGCAGGGGGTCACCGGCCGCCGCAGCACCGCGATCACCGCGGTCGGCCGTCACCTGCGCGCCGTACCGCTGAAGAACCCGCAGGGCCAGGGCCTCTCCGTGACGGGCACCCTGCTCGCCTCGGCGGTGGACCAGTCCACGCCGGGCGTCAGCCTGCGACCCGAGCACCTCCGGCGCTCGCTGAAGGAGGGCAAGGAGGGCAACCTCGTCGTCTTCGTGGTCGACACCTCCGGCTCGATGGGCGCCGCCCGCCGGGTCAAGGAGATCAAGACCGCGGTGGTCAGCCTGCTGCTCGACGCCTACCAGCGCCGCGACAAGGTCGCCGTGGTGACCTTCGGTGGTGACAAGGCCACGGTCGCGCTCGAGCCGACCAGCTCCGTCGACCGCGCGGAGCGCATGCTCGGCGATGTCCCGACCGGTGGCCGCACGCCGCTGGCCGAGGCACTTGTCGCCGCCGAGCAGGTGGTACGCCGCGAACGCGCGCGCGACCCGCAGCGCCGGCCCCTCGTCGTACTCGTGACGGACGGCCGCGCGACCTCCGGCAAGGGCGCGCTGTCCCGTGCCCAGCGCACGGCCGACCTGCTCGGAACCCACGGCACCCCCTGGGTCGTCGTCGACGCCGAGGACCAGCGCGCCGTCGTACGCCTCGGGCTGGCGCAGGACCTGGCTGTCCGTCTCGGCGCCGACCACCTGCCGCTCGGCGAGGTCGCTGCGTCCACCCTCAAGAACATCGTGAACGAGAAGAAGGGTGCAGCCTGA